A genome region from Arachis duranensis cultivar V14167 chromosome 8, aradu.V14167.gnm2.J7QH, whole genome shotgun sequence includes the following:
- the LOC107460408 gene encoding probable 6-phosphogluconolactonase 4, chloroplastic produces the protein MATSTPFSLSCTSQTRLLYKKNPMQPSHNTTLSLFGHKSSLCNNPLRCNGVFTPVVMKPKRAHVGVSVKAQWNNRSIEVLDKQHIPVSLAKYVFDLSEKFIKEKGSFTIVLSGDSVKYLKMLVEPPYINTIQWSKWHVFWADEKAVPKTHLDSNYKHAYDRFISKVPIPMNVYTIDDALSADIAADVYEIGIKIKVDSKVIASSQNTRLPKFDLMLLDMGSEGQLAGLFRGNPALTETRKWVTAVKNAPSPPAERITLTLPVINASSNIAMVVTGAGKANAVLNALAEGQQGDEKMPVQLVSPEGEMKWFLDKGAGSMYLNRS, from the exons ATGGCTACTTCCACACCTTTCTCACTTTCATGCACTTCACAAACTAGATTGCTctacaaaaaaaatccaatgCAACCATCCCATAATACAACATTATCATTGTTTGGACACAAATCTTCACTTTGCAATAATCCTCTAAGGTGCAATGGTGTTTTTACTCCAGTTGTCATGAAACCTAAGAGAGCTCATGTTGGTGTATCAGTGAAGGCACAATGGAACAACAGGAGCATCGAGGTGCTTGATAAGCAGCACATTCCTGTATCTTTGGCCAAATATGTCTTTGATCTCTCTGAAAAATTCATCAAGGAGAAAGGCTCGTTCACCATTGTTTTATCTGGGGACTCTGTCAAGTACCTAAA GATGTTGGTGGAACCTCCATACATTAACACTATCCAATGGTCTAAGTGGCATGTATTTTGGGCAGATGAGAAAGCCGTGCCTAAAACCCATCTAGACAGCAACTATAAGCATGCTTATGATAGATTTATTTCCAAG GTGCCAATTCCTATGAATGTGTATACAATTGATGATGCTCTATCAGCTGATATTGCTGCTGATGTGTATGAGATAGGCATCAAAATCAAGGTTGATAGTAAGGTGATAGCTTCATCACAAAACACTAGACTTCCAAAATTTGATCTCATGTTATTAGACATGGGATCAGAAGGGCAGTTAGCTGGTCTATTCCGAGGGAACCCTGCTTTAACGGAGACCAGAAAGTGGGTTACTGCGGTTAAGAACGCACCTTCGCCACCGGCAGAGAGGATCACTCTTACACTACCAGTGATCAATGCTTCTTCAAACATAGCAATGGTGGTGACTGGTGCTGGTAAAGCAAATGCAGTGCTGAATGCATTGGCGGAAGGTCAGCAAGGTGATGAAAAGATGCCTGTTCAATTGGTTTCTCCGGAAGGTGAAATGAAATGGTTTCTAGACAAGGGTGCTGGCTCAATGTATTTAAATAGATCGTAA
- the LOC107460407 gene encoding 6-phosphogluconolactonase 3, chloroplastic — protein MATTSPFSISCISQTKLLHKQNPHQPSHYTRSSLSPQFKHKSSSLLYNPLRYNGVSPIVMKPKSGNAGVSVKALYNKTVEVFNKEYISVSLAKYVADLSEKFIKQRGFFSIALSGNSVKHLKALVEPPYANTIQWSKWHVFWADEKVVPKTHIDSNYKLAYDTFISKVPIAMNVNTIDDALSAEVAADVYETNIKIKVDSNVITLSPNTRLPKFDLMLLDMGSEGQVAGLFRKNPVLTETRKWVTAVKNAPLPSERITLTLSVINSSANIAMIVTGASKADAVYAALKEDQSDDKMPVQLLSPEGEMKWFLDKGAASKLYK, from the exons ATGGCTACTACCTCACCTTTCTCCATCTCATGCATTTCACAAACTAAATTGCTCCACAAACAAAATCCACACCAACCATCCCATTACACAAGATCATCGTTGTCACCAcaatttaaacacaaatcatCATCACTACTTTACAACCCTCTAAGATACAATGGTGTTTCACCAATTGTTATGAAACCCAAAAGTGGTAATGCTGGAGTATCCGTTAAGGCATTGTATAACAAGACCGTGGAGGTGTTTAACAAAGAATACATCTCTGTGTCTTTAGCCAAATATGTAGCTGATTTATCTGAAAAATTCATCAAACAGAGAGGATTTTTCTCTATAGCTTTATCTGGCAACTCTGTCAAGCACCTCAA GGCCTTGGTGGAACCTCCATATGCTAACACAATCCAATGGTCTAAGTGGCATGTATTTTGGGCAGATGAAAAAGTGGTGCCTAAAACTCACATAGACAGTAACTACAAGCTTGCTTATGACACATTTATTTCTAag GTGCCAATTGCTATGAATGTGAACACTATTGATGATGCTCTATCAGCTGAAGTTGCAGCTGATGTGTATGAGACAAACATCAAAATCAAAGTTGATAGTAATGTGATAACTTTATCACCAAACACTAGACTTCCAAAATTTGATCTCATGTTACTGGACATGGGATCAGAAGGCCAAGTAGCCGGTCTGTTCCGGAAAAACCCTGTCCTAACAGAGACTAGAAAGTGGGTTACCGCTGTCAAGAATGCACCACTGCCGTCCGAGAGAATCACCCTTACGCTTTCAGTGATTAATTCTTCTGCAAACATAGCGATGATAGTTACTGGAGCCAGTAAAGCAGACGCAGTCTATGCTGCATTAAAAGAGGATCAAAGTGATGATAAGATGCCAGTTCAGTTGCTTTCACCAGAAGGAGAAATGAAATGGTTTTTGGATAAGGGTGCAGCTTCAAAGCTATATAAGTAg